A single Deltaproteobacteria bacterium DNA region contains:
- a CDS encoding 3'-5' exonuclease → MGNYSIVVLDFETTGLSPNYGDRTIEIGAVLIQNNLIVDRFQSLMNPGMRISSFIEDYTGITNRMLHGSPSIAEVMKKFTSFMGKHHLVAHNASFDSRFLDAELKRIKKQRKQEFACSMLVSRRLYPEAPSHKLEALIRYKKIKAAGNYHRALADAEMTGHLWISMVNDLKSVYKFNIVPFELMQRLSKVSKTTAPTFLKKLAGEQG, encoded by the coding sequence ATGGGTAATTACAGCATAGTCGTACTCGATTTTGAAACAACCGGTTTATCGCCTAACTATGGTGACAGAACCATTGAGATTGGTGCGGTTCTCATACAAAACAATCTGATAGTTGACCGTTTTCAGAGCCTGATGAATCCCGGTATGAGGATCAGCAGCTTTATTGAGGACTACACCGGTATCACCAATAGAATGCTTCATGGGTCACCGTCAATAGCGGAGGTAATGAAGAAATTTACTTCTTTCATGGGAAAACACCATCTGGTTGCTCACAATGCCAGCTTTGACAGCCGCTTTCTTGATGCTGAATTAAAACGCATAAAAAAGCAGCGCAAACAGGAATTTGCCTGTTCAATGCTGGTGTCACGCCGCCTATACCCTGAAGCTCCAAGTCATAAATTGGAAGCCCTCATACGTTATAAGAAAATCAAGGCTGCCGGGAACTACCATCGAGCACTCGCTGATGCCGAAATGACCGGCCATCTTTGGATAAGCATGGTTAACGATCTTAAATCAGTTTACAAATTTAACATCGTTCCGTTTGAGCTTATGCAGCGATTGTCGAAGGTCTCTAAAACAACAGCTCCTACCTTTTTAAAGAAGTTAGCCGGAGAACAGGGTTGA
- a CDS encoding phage/plasmid primase, P4 family, whose product MRKSKYSKTLKVFNCRKDVYARAYKKEDGSIGFSPVCKNEGKPDVCKKPCAGCRHRQYRCLDDEAVRQHIEGEILLGVYPLQPDKTTSFLVIDFDNHTGEKAEKIDPFSDANAYVDSAKDLGIFAYIERSKSGKGYHVWMFFEHPILASKARQIGNLILARSGISKTHSSFCRFFPNQDHLSGKMLGNLIAVPFWGKAVEKGNSVFLNPKDKMRPYKKRTDFYKTIIFIKEAMVDNIIAKNKLSTCGVQAVEGKLEPPKGTDNWIMEAMQGVLRGKRNDTAARLAGHFLAKRLPLGEVKVLLYDWNKRNSPPLEESEINRIVESINSMELAKSKGKDEFFDHKNKFIPMNLVDHIIKSYDILHDGSGFYLYRPDGVWHHEKDFGIGQMMVKLLGNRAQRHFVQNAMDILRYQTYVDLEKVGRNPLLINMRTGMLDLLTMELLPHDKKYYSQYQMPIAYDPEAKCPRWRQFLVEVFPDDPKKIKTVRDFSGYCFYPNIHIHKCLLLTGKGGNGKSVFVNIITRLVGEDNVASLQPTNLTDKFLLGTLKDKLLNVSSEIQGNKIENSVWRQVIAGDTVQADRKFNKPISFRPIAKHIYSMNMTPIITDRSNAFVRRIIVVEFKAVFDEMSADKELEDKLTKELPGIFNWALKGFRRVVLENKNIRESLQVKKDKKTFLKAVDPVLNFVEDRCILRDSKSIRKLDLYSEFVDWCHTNRIKPLTDRTFYKQLLINHPELTEKRPGGKERTFVGIGLK is encoded by the coding sequence ATGAGGAAGTCGAAATATTCAAAAACATTAAAAGTTTTTAATTGTAGGAAGGATGTTTATGCAAGAGCTTATAAAAAGGAAGATGGATCAATCGGCTTTTCTCCAGTTTGTAAAAACGAAGGGAAACCAGATGTGTGCAAAAAGCCATGTGCTGGTTGTCGGCATCGTCAATACAGGTGCTTGGACGATGAAGCTGTGAGGCAACACATTGAAGGTGAAATTCTTCTTGGTGTTTATCCCCTTCAGCCAGATAAAACAACGAGCTTCTTAGTGATCGATTTTGACAACCATACTGGTGAGAAGGCTGAAAAGATAGACCCTTTCTCAGATGCTAATGCATACGTCGATTCTGCTAAGGATCTCGGTATATTTGCATACATTGAGCGATCAAAATCAGGGAAAGGCTACCATGTCTGGATGTTTTTCGAGCATCCAATACTAGCATCTAAGGCAAGGCAGATAGGCAATCTAATTCTCGCTCGTTCAGGTATTTCAAAGACTCATTCGTCTTTTTGCAGATTCTTTCCGAATCAAGATCATTTATCAGGGAAAATGCTAGGCAACCTTATTGCTGTACCTTTCTGGGGTAAAGCCGTCGAGAAAGGCAATAGTGTATTTCTCAACCCAAAAGACAAAATGAGACCTTACAAAAAGCGAACTGATTTCTACAAAACCATAATATTTATCAAGGAGGCAATGGTTGATAACATTATTGCCAAAAATAAGCTTTCGACTTGCGGCGTGCAAGCTGTAGAAGGCAAATTAGAGCCGCCAAAGGGCACTGATAATTGGATCATGGAGGCAATGCAAGGTGTTCTGAGAGGGAAGAGAAACGATACCGCAGCCCGATTAGCTGGTCACTTTTTAGCCAAAAGGTTACCTTTGGGAGAGGTCAAAGTCCTACTTTATGATTGGAACAAGCGAAACAGTCCCCCTCTGGAGGAATCGGAAATAAATCGTATCGTCGAATCTATAAATTCTATGGAACTCGCAAAATCGAAGGGCAAGGATGAATTTTTTGATCATAAAAACAAATTCATACCAATGAATCTAGTTGATCATATAATAAAATCGTATGATATTTTGCATGACGGTAGCGGCTTTTATCTATACCGACCCGATGGGGTGTGGCACCATGAAAAAGACTTCGGCATCGGGCAGATGATGGTTAAGTTGTTGGGAAATAGGGCGCAACGGCATTTCGTCCAGAATGCTATGGATATATTAAGGTATCAGACTTATGTGGACTTAGAGAAAGTCGGACGCAATCCATTGTTGATTAACATGCGGACCGGAATGTTAGACCTTTTGACGATGGAACTTTTGCCTCACGATAAAAAATATTATTCCCAATATCAGATGCCTATAGCTTATGATCCTGAAGCGAAATGTCCACGGTGGCGGCAGTTTCTCGTTGAGGTATTTCCGGACGATCCAAAGAAAATTAAAACAGTCAGGGATTTTTCGGGGTACTGTTTCTATCCGAATATTCATATTCACAAGTGCCTTTTGCTCACTGGCAAAGGAGGTAATGGCAAGAGCGTTTTCGTCAATATTATTACAAGGCTTGTTGGTGAAGATAATGTAGCATCGCTGCAACCAACAAATTTAACTGATAAATTCTTATTAGGGACGCTAAAGGACAAGCTCCTAAACGTAAGCTCTGAAATTCAGGGTAACAAAATTGAGAATTCAGTTTGGCGGCAGGTAATTGCCGGAGATACTGTGCAGGCTGATCGAAAATTCAACAAGCCTATTTCGTTCAGACCTATCGCAAAACACATCTACAGTATGAACATGACCCCAATTATTACTGACCGAAGTAATGCTTTTGTCAGACGTATCATTGTCGTTGAATTCAAGGCTGTTTTTGACGAAATGTCAGCTGATAAAGAACTCGAAGATAAATTGACGAAGGAACTTCCGGGAATTTTTAATTGGGCACTGAAAGGGTTCCGGAGGGTGGTCCTTGAGAATAAGAATATTCGTGAATCATTGCAGGTCAAAAAAGATAAGAAGACCTTCCTTAAAGCGGTAGATCCAGTCCTCAATTTTGTTGAAGACCGATGCATTTTAAGAGATAGCAAATCTATTAGGAAACTTGATCTTTATTCGGAATTCGTCGATTGGTGTCATACTAACAGGATCAAGCCTTTGACCGATAGAACTTTTTACAAGCAACTATTGATCAATCATCCTGAACTTACGGAAAAACGTCCTGGCGGGAAAGAACGGACCTTTGTGGGGATTGGTCTCAAGTGA